The genomic stretch cactggtagtgtccatgacttcccacatcttgcaggaggagcatatcacgggtgcgaggtctgctgccatgacttgccttagcttagttaccccttttaaattacgttgaaattagaaaatgttaactatactagggacctaggttcactaaaaaaaaaacactatctgctataaaacctgcagatcttccctttcttattactttacttacagtaaaatggtagaaatactcacctgaacctactcaccaatcagctgcctcccctgtgccgcgtcactttctgactggtgacgtcaccccgaactgccgttggtctgagtctcgctctcagagtaagctctggtctcgctctctccgcgctgtttatatccccgctctggtctcgctttctcccgccgctcaccgactgaactctcgctctctccgcgctgtttatatctccgctctggtctcgctctctcccgccgctcaccgactggactctcgctctctccgcgctgtttatatctccgctctggtctcgctctctcccgccgctcaccgactgaactctcgctctctccgcgctgtttttatccccgctctggtctcgctctttaccgccgctcaccgactggactctcgctctctccgcgctgtttttatccccgctctggtctcgctctttaccgccgctcaccgactggactctcgctctctccgcgctgtttttatccccgctctggtctcgctctctcccgccgctcaccgctctcaggtccactaccgctctgcaggaaaagcaaggcaaagcagcacctccttcccccacttcaccaaactcccacacgtaccgaactctcagcacactgtgttgtcctcacaccgtgctgagcacttggataaacatgaattgatcagagagagccagcatggatttgtaaagtgtaagtcaagtccaacgaaactagttgacctttttgaagatgtaactaacgtggtaaatgatggagtgtctatgggggctatgtgtatattgacttccagaggcattcgttaaggtttaacatcagagagtgttaacataaatgagaacatgtggaattcaaagcaacccattgacatggggagggagttggtttggaggtaggagacagagagtagggttaatgggtatgtactcaaattgacaggatttgatgagtggtgtcccccagggatctgtataaatgaggcagataaaggaatagagagcgggatatccaggtttgttgacgacaccaagttaggtgacacagtgagtagtgtagatgggagcataaagttattaagggaaattgatagattcagtgagttggtaaaactgtgtcagatggaacttacatagaattacatcgaatgtacatcacagaaacaggcaattcggcccaaccagactataccggtgtttatgctgcagacgagcctcctccaacccctcttcatctaaccctatgagcaaacccgaatattcctttctcctccatgtgtttatctcacttcaccgtaaatgcatccatgcgattcgtcttaactactccgtgtgggagcgagctgcacattctaacgcctctctggataaatatgtttctcttgaatgccagattggatttattgatgactattatattcatggcccgaagttctgacgtccccactcccaaaagtacaaacaccttatctacatctgaccgatcaaacccttgcataatcttaaagtcctgtatcaggtcaccctcagccttctcttttcgatacaaaagagccccagactgttcaaagtttcaatctggggaagtgtgagaccATCCACTTTTGCCctaagcaagataaatcagagtattttcaaaatggtgagaagccaggaactgtgggtgagcagagatactttgggaaatcaggaagagttggcagacaggtgcaaaaaataatttaaatggctaatggaatgtcggcctttatctcaagggaactggaattcaaaagggtggaagttatgttagaattctataaactctgctaaggccacatttagagtacggcattcagtcctgggcaccagacctcaggaaggatatattggccttgcagcgcagaaagaccagaatgataccggggctaaaatggttaaattatgaggacaggttgcgtggacaaggtttgtatttcctcgtgtatagaggattaagtggtgatgtaattcaggtgttgaaggtgattcaatgatccaatggtgggtgtgtgagttggtgctgaatcggtccccttcagtgaagagagggtcagcgggcgcctgacagacacggctcggaacgggactcgcttctctccggcggcagcggctggtttagagagatctctctgtctgctgctgttactccgcctcccgcactctgggagaaccgcggagctcggtcctcatttttctcttatggatccggctccatccgtttactgttgacgggagtgcgtctgataccaagtcagtcagaagcaggtgcaaatcacaacataggcacaggcccaaggactggggactggtttgatattgggtcctttttaagggaccggctgtagaatgtttgtacaataataatgatcagaattaactttgatacaatgaagtttttttcagttatttcccatttccaccctcaccagttttatacagtaacaggtaacaatgtttgagggatgtgatgtccagtgttggtggaatcagtgtaatttaacttgatacattgaagaatctcttgtctatcccaggctctgacctgaggtttagaccctcacctggtttaaaattggtcactcactgatataaataaaccagtaacaatcccgaaacctcagcggggatatttgttccgatacttaatgacggtcccaatttccactgaaattctcaatcagcaaatcccagaggctgtttcgggtttgacaaactgtgaaacagattgttttaaaagccggaaagagggaaaaactggtggttgatatgaagtgttatacattatctctttctgtttcagatttacaatttctctttgtgtgttactgacaggagaggctataacggagcccagtgactgggtcacgagctgcactgagtcattggcctgtgttacagaccggctcgttggacctgctcatttcgtgaactcgctggtgtctcagcacgtgtgatgactgagtgaatcccttcccacacacggagcaggtgaacagtctctcaaccaatgggcatgcgttgatgtcagcagttcatttctgcttttaaagctcttctcacagtcactgcattaaaaggtcactcaatagtgtcaacaagttaatgtttcagaaggtgggatgatcgagtgaatctcttcccacacacggagcaggtgaaaagtctctccccagtgtgagtgcgtcgatgtctcagcagttcgtttctgattttaaatctcttcccacagtcagatcatttgaaggtctctcagtgtgaactcgctggtgtttcagcagggaggatgaccaagtgaatcccttcccacacacggagcaggagaacggcccctccccagtgtgggtgcgttggtgtgtcagcagattaaatttgcttttaaacctcttctcacagtcagaacatttaaaaggtctctcatcggagtgaactcgctggtgtctcagcaggttggatggccgagtgaatctcatcccacacaaggtgcaggtgaacggcctctccccagtgtgaactcgctggtgtttcagcagggtggatgacccagcgaatcccttcccatacacagagcaggagaacggcctctccccagtgtgagtgcgttggtgtgtcagcagattaaatttgcttttaaacctcttctcagtcagaacatttaaaaggtctctcatcggagtgaactcgctggtgtctcagcaggatggatgaccgagtgaatctcatcccacacaaggtgcaggtgaacggcctctccccagtgtgggtgcattggtgtgtcagcagattacatttgcttttatacctcttcccacagtcataacatttaaaaggtctctcatcggagtgaacttgctggtgtgtaAGGAGGGTGGATGAcagtgtgaatctcttcccacacactgagcaggtgaacggcctctccccagtgtgaactcgctggtgtgtcaggaggtgagatgaccgagtgaatcccttcccacacacagagcagatgaacggtctctccccagtgtgagtgcgttggtgtttcagcagttcaattttgcttttaaacctcttctcacagtcagaacattgaaaaggcctctccccagtgtgaactcgctggtgtgtcagaagctcagatgaccgagtgaatcccttcccacacacagagcagatgaacggcctctccccagtgtgagtgcgttggtgtatcagcagattacttttgcttttaaacctcttctcacagtcagaacatttaaaagatctctcatcagagtgaactcgctggtgtgtctggaggctggatgaccgagtgaatctcttcccacacacggagcaggtgaacgggctctccccagtgtgaactcgctggtgtgtcaggaggagggatgactgagtgaatcccttcccacacatggagcaggtgaacggcctctccccagtgtgaactcgctggtgtgtcaggaggagggatgactgagtgaatcccttcccacacacggagcaggagaacggcctctccccagtgtgggtacattggtgtgtcagcagattccttttgcatttaaaccttttctcacagtcagaacatttaaaaggtctctccccagtgtgaactcgctggtgtgtctggaggctggatgaaatagcgaatcccttcccacacacggagcaggtgaacggcctctcccccgtgtgagtgcgttggtgtatcagcagattaattttgcttttgaacctcatctcacagtcagaacatttaaaaggtctctcatcagagtgaactcgctggtgtgtctggaggctggatgaccgagtgtatcccttcccacacacggagcaggtgaacggcctctccccagtgtgactgcgtcgatgagtttccagctctgaagggtaattgaatcccttcccacagtccccacatttccacggtttctccatggtccgggtgtccttgtgtctctccaggttggacgatcagttgaagcctcgtccacccacagaacacgtgtacggtttctccccgctgtgaacggtgcaatgttttttctggctgtgtaactggttaaagctctttccacagtcagtgcactggaacactctcactcagtgtgtgtctcggtgcttttccactcacactgatgtttgaaatcttctcccacagacagaacagacaaatgtttctccttccacatttaaAGGCCGATgacattcaggtcctgatgaatcgagtgactctgtcagatcttgacgtgatctttggtttgagtttccctctgcaaatcctcccctgtaaaaggagtttataaaagttatcactgtaagtacaggatagaaattcagatcagacaactctactttctatggaacattatttcctctctcattcctcaaagctgtaaatccccgtcccacacactctccctcctccctgtgctgaaatccaaactcatcgcatcatctttcagtggcccgaaaccatgagtgaaagggtgagagagagagtgtgagagtgagtgtgagagagtgagtgtgagagagtgagtgtgagcgagtgagtgtgagcgagtgagtgtgagcgagtgagtgtgagagagtgagtgtgagagagtgagtgtgagagagtgagtgtgagagagtgagtgtgagagagtgtgagtgcagcagtgggctcggtgtggagaatgaagtggggcaggtggagcatgtttcagtggggcagcagtgatcataatctcattaggtttagaacagtaatggaaaaggacaggggacagtcaaatgtgaaaattcttaactggaggagggctaattccaatgagttaaaaagggatcttgtccaggtggattggtatcaaaaattggcaggcagaacagtaattgaacagtgggaggccttcaaggaggagttggtttgggtgcagagtggacagattcccacgaggaggaaaggaacaacatccaaagctcgagctccctggatgacgaaaggtatagagatcaccatttctccttcatttacagacactccccgaccgatcgccatttctccttcatttacagacactccccgaccgatcgccatttctccttcatttacagacactccccgaccgatcgccatttctccttcatttgcagacgctccctgaccgatcaccatttctccttcatttacagacgctccctgaccgatcaccatttccccttcatttacagacgctccctgaccgatcaccatttccccttcatttacagacgctccctgaccgatccccatttccccttcatttgcagacgctctcTGACcgatccctgaccgatcaccatttctccttcatttacagacgctccctgaccgatcaccatttctccttcatttacagacgctccctgaccgatcaccatttctccttcatttacagacgctccctgaccgatctccatttctccttcatttacagacgctccctgaccgatccccatttccccttcatttcccggcgggtagtgagggggggataatgttcactgttttatattcgggtctggggccgcactcggggtttgtaaagcctgagcctgggcctgagcccggacccgggccccggggtttattgagcctcttgctccgatcctctgacctgcaccgaacgcgctcctcccgcagcctcgactggccgcgcatgctcatgacacactgaccgataatgagtcactactgcgcctgcgcgctgggctccactgattcggatagggcacaatctgaaccgcgctgcatgctgggtgatgcagccgccattgatgatcttaatatcaggccgaaaaacaaagtctttggaagcagataattcaagtgtttactttataatataaataattcaatcgttcaattcatttcataaattattgaacagttcaattcattaaataatcaattgtttaatttgttacatgaaCAATTAGTGTTTATTTAttgtatcataaaaataattcaatagtttaattcattatataaatattcctttgtttaatttattatataaagaattcaatatttagttgaattatttatataatgaatgaaacacttgaattatttacataataaattggatacaaaattgttgtagagggttgtttttcaaactggaggcctgtgaccagcggtgtgcctcagggatcggtgctgggtccgctgttatttgttatttatattaatgatttggatgagaatttaggaggcatggttagtaagtttgcagatgacacaagattggtggcattgtgaacagtgaagaaggttCTCTCGGATTGcagcgggatcttgataaattgggccagtgggccgatgaatggcagatggagtttaatttagataaatgtgaggtgatgcattttggtagatcaaatcgggccaggaccgactccgttaatggtagggcgttggggagagtgaaagaacaaagagatctcggagtacaggttcatagctccttgaaagtggagtcacaggtggatagggtggtgaagaaggcattcagcatgcttggtttcattggtcagaacattgaatacaggagttgggatgtcttgttgaagttgtacaagacattggtaaggccacacttggaatactgtgtacagttctggtcaccctattatagaaaggatattattaaacgagaaagagtgctgaaaagatttactaggatgctaccgggacttgatggtttgacttataggg from Heptranchias perlo isolate sHepPer1 unplaced genomic scaffold, sHepPer1.hap1 HAP1_SCAFFOLD_700, whole genome shotgun sequence encodes the following:
- the LOC137318589 gene encoding zinc finger protein 229-like, translating into MEKPWKCGDCGKGFNYPSELETHRRSHTGERPFTCSVCGKGYTRSSSLQTHQRVHSDERPFKCSDCEMRFKSKINLLIHQRTHTGERPFTCSVCGKGFAISSSLQTHQRVHTGERPFKCSDCEKRFKCKRNLLTHQCTHTGERPFSCSVCGKGFTQSSLLLTHQRVHTGERPFTCSMCGKGFTQSSLLLTHQRVHTGESPFTCSVCGKRFTRSSSLQTHQRVHSDERSFKCSDCEKRFKSKSNLLIHQRTHTGERPFICSVCGKGFTRSSELLTHQRVHTGERPFQCSDCEKRFKSKIELLKHQRTHTGERPFICSVCGKGFTRSSHLLTHQRVHTGERPFTCSVCGKRFTLSSTLLTHQQVHSDERPFKCYDCGKRYKSKCNLLTHQCTHTGERPFTCTLCGMRFTRSSILLRHQRVHSDERPFKCSD